From the genome of Nocardia mangyaensis:
CAGCGCGGCCAGTTCGGCGCGCACGCTGGAGTCGGTGGGGCGGATCTCGCCCTTCTCCTCCATCGCCGCGTCCACCGCGTCGAGCAGCAGCTTGCCGCTGCGGCCCGCGGGCGGGGTCGCGCGCACCCAGCGCAGCAGGCCGAGCAGCGTGCCGCCGGGCAGGAATTGCATGTAGAGCAGGCGCAACCGGCGTGACCCGGAGGGCGTCGAGCCGGTGTCGAGGAGCTGCTGGTCGAACACGCGCACGATGTAGTCGTGGTCGAGCTGGGCCAGGGTCTGTGGTTCGGTGCCGCGGTCGGCGGAGATCTTCACCGCGACCAGCCGCTGCATCGAGCGCTGCCTGGCCAGGAAGACCCGCGCGAACGCACCGGCACCGAGCCCGGTCAGCAGGTCGAAGTCGCCGATTTGCTGGCCGATCTCGATCCGGTCCAGTGGCTCGAACGCAGCGGCCATCGAGTCGGCCGCGGTGGCCGCCGCGGTGGCGGTGAGATCGAGCTGCGGGCTGGTCATCTCGGTACTACGAACCGAGTCGGGGGGATGGTTCACCGTCGCGTCGAGGTCGTCGGCGCGGTGGGTGCTCTGCTCGAGCTCGTCGCTGTTGAGCAGTGCACGCAGACTCGCGGCCTGATCGGGGTACTCGCGGAGGCAATCGCGTGGGTCGACCCGCTCGCCGCTGTGCCTGCGGATGACGAACTCCTCGAACACCAGCCCCGGCGGCAGGGTAGCCACCTCGAGTTCGGGGAACTCCGCGCAGTAGTGGATCAGCCGCTTGCGCGTGACGGCCTCGCCCGCGTGATGCAACCACCGGTGCCGCAGATCGACCCGGATCAACTCGTGCAGCGCGTGCCTGCGCAGGGTGCGCGCGTCGGGCAGGAACTCGGCGATCTCGGGCGGTTGCTCGGTCGCCGAAGTCCACGCGGCGGCGAACGCCTCGATCATGTCGACGCGCACATTCGTGGCCCGACCGGCGCTCGAGTCGGGTCGTTCACCGCTTCCGGTGCTATCGCTCATCATCGGACCTCAAGGTTCGCGCGGATCGGTTCGAAATTCCTTCCGCCACACCCGACGTCATCATGCCCCGAGCCGTACTCGAAATGATAACTTGCGCCTCTAGAGCAGATCACCCGAATTCGACGACCATGCGACGGGGGCGAATCCGCAGATGCACGATGACCTCACAGCGGTAGCATGGGAGTCCGTCGACGACGACGGCGTGACGGACGCTGAGGTGACCATGGGTCCCGGCGAATACCCCATCGGCGGTCCCGCGGCGGCACTCGCCGCGCGGGTACGCGCTGGCACGATCACGCCCGCCGACGTGGTGACCGAGGCACTGGCCCGGATCTCCTCGGAGAATCGCAAGATCAACGCCTTCACCGTCGTGCGCGCCGACCGGGCCCGCGCCGAGGCGCGGGAACTGGCCGCCCGTGACGACCTCGATGAGCTGCCGCTGGCCGGGGTGCCGGTCGCGGTGAAGCAGAACATCGCGGTCGCGGGGGAGCCGACCCGCGCGGGTTCGGCGGCCACCTCCACCAGCGACGAGAGCGTCGATCACCCGGTGGTCGCGCGGTTGCGGGCCGCGGGCGCGATCGTCGTCGGGTTGACGGCGATGCCCGAACTCGGGATCTGGGGCAGTACCGACGAGGACGGACGTGTCACTCGTAATCCGCGCGATGTCGGTCGCAGCGCGGGTGGGTCATCGGGCGGTGCGGCAGCCGCGGTGGCCGCCGGGCTCGTGCCGATCGCGCACGGCAACGACGGTCTGGGCTCGATCCGGGTGCCCGCCGCGGCGTGCGGTGTCTTCGGGATCAAGCCGGGTCGGCAGGTGGTGCCCTCGGCGATCGGCGCCGATTCCTGGGCGGGCCTGGCCGAGAACGGGGTGCTCGCTACCACGGTCTCCGACGCGGCGCTCGCGCTGTCGGTGCTGGCGGGCCGCTCGGACCTGGCCGAGCTACGCGCGCCACAGCGACTACGCATCGGACTGGCCGTGGCTCCGCCGTCGCGGCTGGTCCGCATGGATCGGCACTGGACGGCGGCGGCGCGCACCGCGGGTGCGCGCGCGGCGGCGGCCGGACACCAGGTGGAACCGGTCGAATTGCCCTACGGCGACGCGGCGCTGGCGATGCTGCTGCGCTGGCCGACCGCCGGTCTGGCCGACGCGGCCCGGCTACCGAACCCGGATCTGCTCCAGCCACGCACCCGGCGTCATTTGGCGTTGGGCCGGCTCATCCGGCGCCTGCGGCTGGTCCGACCCGATCAGGTCGACCGGACCGAGGCCAGAATGCTGGAATTCTTCGAAGACTTCGATGTGGTGATCACCCCCACGCTCGCGGCACCGCCGCCCAAGGCCCGGCAGTGGAGCAGACGCGGCTGGGCCGCCAATGTCATCTCCTCGGTGCGCTACGCACCGTTCACCGGCCTGTGGAATCTGATCGGCTGGCCCGCCGCCTCGGTGCCGATGGGGGTGCACCCGGAGGCGCACACCCCGCTGGCCGCGCAACTGGCCGGACCACCGGGAAGCGAGGCCAGCCTGCTCGGCCTCGCCGCCCAATTGGAACTGTCGAACTAGACCGCGACCGGCTGCGGCTGGATCTGCGGCTCGGAGAAGCCGCCGTCGACAGCGCGGCCGGCGAACTCCAGGATGGTCGGACGGGTGTCGTCGGCACGCCAGGCCACCGCCAGCTCACACGGGGTGAGCCCGGCGACCGGTCGCGCGGTGAGTCCCGGCCAGCGGTACATCGGGACGTTGTTCTCCGCGAGCAGGCACACGCCGAGACCGAGGCTCACGGCCTCGAGCTTGTCCTCGGGGGTGGCGGCCTCGGCGCCGATCTTGGCGGCCCGGCCGCCACGGGCGTCGTTGCCGAGCCAGAAGTCACGCACCGCGCCCGCCTCGGTGGGCAGGGCGATGAAGGGTTCGTCGAGGAGATCGGCGAAGTCGATGCTCTCCTGCTCGGCCAGCGCGTGGTTCTCCGGCAGGAGCACCCAGCGGGGCTCGGTGCGCAGCACCTGCCAGCGGTAGCGGTTGGGGTCGGGCAGCGGCAGCCACACCAGCGCCAGGTCGGCCTGGCGACCGGCCAGGCCGCTGGACGGGTCGTTCCAGGAGGCGGCGTGCAGGGCCAGGCGGTGTCCGCTGGCGCTCTCCAGGTCGTTGAGCAGACCGCGACCGAGCGCGGACTGGATGCCGACGCGCAGCACCTCACCCGCTTCCTGCAGGGAGACGTTGGTGACCTCCCACAGTTCGAGGATCTTGCGAGCCCCTTCGAGCAGTTCCTTACCGGCGACGGTGAGGGCGACACTGCGCTGGTTGCGGTCGAACAGGACCACGTCGAGCTGGCGTTCGAGCTGGCGGATCTGGCGTGACAACGTCGGCTGAGCGATGTGCAGCCGCTGGGCGGCGTTGGTGAAATGCAGTTCCTCAGCGACGGCGACGAAATACCGCAGATCGCGCAAATGCGGGTCCATAGCACCTTGCTATCAGAATCGGTCGGGAAAATCCAGCCAAAACGGGCAAGGAAGTTCGCGTAGGTGGATCAAAACAGTCACCAGGTTGGTATTGCACAGCATATGGCCTGGCATGGTGTGCTGCATCATCGAGGCGTCATTTGCTCGCCGAGAGCGGGTGCCGCGCTGTGGAAGTAGCGCAGCTGGGCGGTTGACCAGCGCAAATGCGGTCGGATTCACACCTGGTCCGGTGCGGTGTGGCGCATCACCGGGTGTGCGGAACCGGCCACTGACCTCTGCTCGCCCTGCGAGCAGTGAAGTTGATCACAAACGGGTTTCGGGGCACCCGGTTTCGGGCCGCCACGAGCTGGTCGCCGCGACCCGGAACTGGCCTATCTGCCGTCTTTGAGCCGCAGTATCGCGGGCAGATCGACGCGACGGAGACCACGTGCGCCCGCAGCCCGCATCGCACCGAGCATGACGAGCAGCTTGTTCATGTCGTACGGATACCAGAACAGTTCCTTGGCCATCGTCGGCAGCCTCGGCCGCGTGATCGCCTGCGCGCGGCAGTACTTCCGAATGCCGGCCGCACCACCCCAGCGCGCGCCGACCCCGGACTGTCCCCAGCCGCCCATCGGCATGGCGAAGTTGAACAGGTTGGAGAACACGTCGTTGATGTTCACCGCGCCCGCGTTCAGCTGCCTGGCGACCTGCTCGCCACGCGCCTTGTCACCGGTCCACACCGACGCCGAAAGCCCGTAGATCGAATCGTTGGCGAGCCGGATCGCCTCGGCCTCGTCGGCCACCTTCATCACCGGCAGGGTCGGCCCGAAGGTCTCCTCGGCGACACACGACATCGAATGGTCGACATCGACGAGCACGGTCGGCTCGAAGAAGGTGCCGACCCCGGTGCGCTTGCCGCCGGTGGTCACCCGCGCGCCAGCGGCGACGGCCTCGTCGACATGACGCTGCACGATCCGAACCTGGTTCTCGTTGGCCAGCGCGCCCACGTCATTCTTCGACTCGCGCCCGTCGGCGCCTTGGCGCAAGGCCGCGACCGCCGCGGTCAGTGTGGCGACGAACTCGTCGTACACCGGCGCCTCGACATAGACCCGCTCCACCGAGATGCAGACCTGCCCGGCGTTGAACATGCCGCCGAAGGCGATGCCGTGCGCGGCCCGGTCGATATCGGCGTCGGCCAGCACGATTGCCGGGTCCTTGCCGCCGAGTTCGAGGCTGTAGGGCACCATCCGCTCCGCGCAGGCGGCCGCGATCTTGCGGCCGGTCGCGGTGGAGCCGGTGAACTGGACGTAGTCGGCGTTGTCGACCACGGCGCCACCGGTCTCACCCGCACCGGTCACCACCTTGAACACCGGCGGCGCGCCGATCTCGGCCCAGCCGCGCGCCAGCTCCACCGCTGAGAGCGGGGTCACCTCCGAGGGTTTGAGGATCACGGCGGCACCGGCGGCCAGCGCGGGGAACACATCGATCGCGGGCATCGCGAGCGGGAAGTTCCATGGCGTGATGACCCCGACCACCTGGTACGGACGGTAGGCCACGGTCAGGGTCTTCAGCCGACCCAGCGGGGTGTGCGGGGAGGGATGCTCGTCGCCGAGGAACTTCGCCGCCCTGCGCGCGTAGTAGCCGAGCAGGTCGACGGCGAAGGCCGGGTCGATGAGCGCGTCCGCGCGCGGCTTGGCCGTCTCGGACTGCAACACGTCGGCCAGATGCTCGGTGTTGTCGATCAGCCAGTCCTGCAGCTTCAACAGCCACTGCTTGCGTCCCTCGGGGCCGATCGCCTCCCACTCTGGCTGGTAGAGGCGCAGTTCGCGGACCGCCGCCGCCACCTCGTCGGGCGTGGTGATCGGGACGGATCCGCTGCGATCGCCGGTCGCCGGATTGCGTACCTCGATGGTCGCGGCGCTCTGGTCGAGTTCGGTCACTTCGTGCTCCCCACTGCGTTGTGTGAATCAGTTCACCATCTATCAGCCTGGCACAATGAGAGCGCGGATTCTTGGCCGTTCACGTCAACGAAATCGGATGTTGTAGTGCCTGGAGAACAAAATCGGGAAAAGCTGCGCGGCTGGTTCGCGGAGTTCGTCTTCGAGCTGCTGCGCGCGCAGACGATGGAGGGCATCGTCGCCCGGCTCGACGCGGCCGTGCTGGCCGGCGTCCCCGAGCTCGACGATCCCGACATGCGCCGCGACCTGGCCGCCAGCACCCGCGCGCACGCCAGGGTGGTGCTCAGCGGACTGGCCAGCGACACCATCGAGCTGGTGCTGCCCGAAGAAGCCCACACACTGGCCAGGACCATCGCCCGACGCGGCCTCGACGTGCGCGTGCTGCTGCGCGTCTACCGGACCGGTCTGACCGAAGTGTTCGCGGTGATGACCGAGACCGTCGCGCAGGGGCAGGTGCCGCCCGAACTCGAGCGAGCGGTGCTGATGCGCATGTTCGAACGGTCCACCACCTGGATGGGCCTGTCGGTGGAGGCGCTGACCGGCACCTTCATGGCCGAACGCGAACGGGTGCTGCGCGACGCGCTCAACACCCGCACCGAGCTGGTGCACGCGTTGCTCGCCGGAACCGAAGTCGACGTCGACCAGGCCTCGATCGCCCTCGGCTAC
Proteins encoded in this window:
- a CDS encoding aldehyde dehydrogenase family protein yields the protein MTELDQSAATIEVRNPATGDRSGSVPITTPDEVAAAVRELRLYQPEWEAIGPEGRKQWLLKLQDWLIDNTEHLADVLQSETAKPRADALIDPAFAVDLLGYYARRAAKFLGDEHPSPHTPLGRLKTLTVAYRPYQVVGVITPWNFPLAMPAIDVFPALAAGAAVILKPSEVTPLSAVELARGWAEIGAPPVFKVVTGAGETGGAVVDNADYVQFTGSTATGRKIAAACAERMVPYSLELGGKDPAIVLADADIDRAAHGIAFGGMFNAGQVCISVERVYVEAPVYDEFVATLTAAVAALRQGADGRESKNDVGALANENQVRIVQRHVDEAVAAGARVTTGGKRTGVGTFFEPTVLVDVDHSMSCVAEETFGPTLPVMKVADEAEAIRLANDSIYGLSASVWTGDKARGEQVARQLNAGAVNINDVFSNLFNFAMPMGGWGQSGVGARWGGAAGIRKYCRAQAITRPRLPTMAKELFWYPYDMNKLLVMLGAMRAAGARGLRRVDLPAILRLKDGR
- a CDS encoding amidase → MGPGEYPIGGPAAALAARVRAGTITPADVVTEALARISSENRKINAFTVVRADRARAEARELAARDDLDELPLAGVPVAVKQNIAVAGEPTRAGSAATSTSDESVDHPVVARLRAAGAIVVGLTAMPELGIWGSTDEDGRVTRNPRDVGRSAGGSSGGAAAAVAAGLVPIAHGNDGLGSIRVPAAACGVFGIKPGRQVVPSAIGADSWAGLAENGVLATTVSDAALALSVLAGRSDLAELRAPQRLRIGLAVAPPSRLVRMDRHWTAAARTAGARAAAAGHQVEPVELPYGDAALAMLLRWPTAGLADAARLPNPDLLQPRTRRHLALGRLIRRLRLVRPDQVDRTEARMLEFFEDFDVVITPTLAAPPPKARQWSRRGWAANVISSVRYAPFTGLWNLIGWPAASVPMGVHPEAHTPLAAQLAGPPGSEASLLGLAAQLELSN
- a CDS encoding LysR family transcriptional regulator — its product is MDPHLRDLRYFVAVAEELHFTNAAQRLHIAQPTLSRQIRQLERQLDVVLFDRNQRSVALTVAGKELLEGARKILELWEVTNVSLQEAGEVLRVGIQSALGRGLLNDLESASGHRLALHAASWNDPSSGLAGRQADLALVWLPLPDPNRYRWQVLRTEPRWVLLPENHALAEQESIDFADLLDEPFIALPTEAGAVRDFWLGNDARGGRAAKIGAEAATPEDKLEAVSLGLGVCLLAENNVPMYRWPGLTARPVAGLTPCELAVAWRADDTRPTILEFAGRAVDGGFSEPQIQPQPVAV